Below is a window of Christensenella minuta DNA.
TATTATATCCCTGCATGTGCCGCTTACGGACGGAACGCGGGGCATGATCGGGGAAAAAGAGCTTGGAATGATGAAACGCGGCGCGGTGCTGGTGAATACGGCGCGCGGGCCGATTGTGGACGGGGCGGCGCTTGCGCGGGCCCTGCGCGGGGGAAAGCTCGGCGGGGCGGCAGTCGACGTCTTCGATTCGGAGCCGCCGCTCGCGGAGGACGAACCTCTTTTGCACGCGCCGCATACGCTGCTTGCACCGCATGTGGGATTCGCAACCCAGGAGGCGCTGCTGAAACGCGCGGTGATCGCGATGGAAAATGTGGCAAAATGGCTGGCGGGAACGCCTCAGAACAGGATCATATAAAAAGCGGGAAGCCGCCTTGGAAATGGACAGGGCGGTTTTTTTGTTAAATTGACGCCAAAAAAGAGAAATGCGGCGCGGAAAGCCGGGTTCTGTGGTATACTGAAACAATACAATACAAGTATAGGTTGGTATACGGGGTGTTTCACGCAGCTGCAAAACTTTTCCAAAGGTTCCTGGATACGATCGAAAACAGCAAAGTATCCCGCGCGATCCGCAAAGGGCTTATTACTGCAATACCGGTTCTGATGATCGGCTCTATCGCGCTTATTTTGCTGAGCCTGCCGGTCGATACCTACCAGGCGTTTCTCGCTGCCTTTGGCGGAGGAGTCCTGGGGCGGGTACTGAGCCTCGTGCACAGCGCTGCGTTTGATTTTTTGGCAATCGTCTTTCTGATTACGATCAGCTACAGCTACGCGCAGCTTTGCAGCAATAAAATGTCGATGCGGATCGGCGTTCCTGTAGTGGCGCTGTGTTGCTTTATGATTATGTCGGGCGCGGGCACGGAAAGCTTTTCCCTGTCGAATTTTGGGGTCAACGGCCTTTTTATCGCGATTTTGACGGCTGTTTTTTCCAGTGTGCTTTTTATAAAGCTTTCATCCGTACCCGGGTTGGCCACGCAGGTTTATGCGGACGGAACGAATCACGATTTCAGGACGGCGTTTTCCATGATATTGCCCGGCGCGCTTGTGTTGCTCATATTTGCGTCCGTAAATTATGTACTGACAGATATCTTAGGGGCGGGGAATTTACCCGATTTGCTTGCTGACGCAATGATCCGTCTCTTCATGGGTCTTGGAAAGGGACTGCTCTCCGGGATACTGTTCGTGTTTTTCCTCGGGACATTCTGGTTTTTCGGGATTCACGGCGGCAATGTCATGGACAATGTTTCGCAGCAGTATTTTGCGGGAAACGTGGATATTAATACCGCAAATATCGCCGCCGGCCTTCCGCCTACGGAAATTTTGAGCAAAACCTTTTTTGACGTATTTGTATTTATGGGAGGCTGCGGGGCGATTTTGTGCCTCGTAATCGCAATCATCCTGTTTTCACGCAGAAGGAGCGTCAGGGATATCGCCAAGATGGGCGTTGCCCCGACGATATTCAACATCAACGAATTTGTAATCTTCGGTCTTCCGGTGGTGCTCAATCCTGTGTTTTTTATCCCGTTTGTCGTCACGCCGATCGCAATTACAGTGATCTCTTACCTGGCCGTTTCCCTCGGAATCGTGCCCTACGTAACGCAAACGGTGGAGTGGACGACGCCGGCAATCCTGAGCGGCTATGTGGCGACCGGCTCCGTTGCGGGAAGCCTTCTGCAAATCGTCAATATTGCGGTAGGGGTGCTGATTTACCGTCCGTTTATCAGGCTGTACGAGAAAAAGCAGGTCGTCAATATGAAAAAGGATATTCTGGAATTGACGGAACTCCTTTGCGAAACGGAAAAAGGGAACAAGCCGCCGTGGTTTCTAAACCGCAGCGGCCATCTTGGCTCGGTTGCGAAAATGCTGGTGACAGACCTTCGGCATGCGATCAAAACGCATCAATTGACGCTTTACTATCAGCCGCAGGTCAAAAGTACGGGAGAGTGCTTCGGGGCGGAGGCGCTGCTGCGCTGGAGGCATGAGATTGGAGGATTTATTTCACCGCCGCTGATGATAGAGCTGGCACGGGAAGCGGGATTCCTGGGCGAGCTGGAATGGGAAATACTGGATATGGCCTGCGCCGGACTCCGTGGCTTTTGCGAGAGGCTGGGCAGGGATTTCGGCCTTTCCTTTAACATCACGCCCGATACGCTGAAGGACAAGGACTTTTTTGGACAGCTGCAGGAGATCGCGCGGAGGAACGCAGCCGATCCGCATAATTTGTGGATCGAGGTGACCGAGCAGGCGGTCCTTTCGGATACGCCGGAGCTTGCGCAAACGATGGACCGGTTGCGCCGGGCCGGCTATAGGCTCTCCCTCGATGATTTCGGAATGGGACATACGTCGCTGCTTTATTTGCAAAACAACCAGTTCGATCAAGTAAAGCTCGATGGTTCGATTGTACGGGATATGCTGCAAAACAAGCGCTCCTGCGATATCATTTCGTCTATCGTCTATCTGGGGAAGTCGCTTCATTTCTCAGTGCTGGCGGAATATGTGGAGGTACCTGAGCAGCGTGAAAAGCTGCTTGAACTGGGTTGCAATGAATTCCAGGGATACCTGTTCAGCAGGCCGCTTCCGCAGGATGAGCTGGCAGGGCTGGTCCTGAAATGGCGGGAACGGCTGCAGGGGAACCATAAAGCGGATTAAGAAAGGGAAGATGCCCTGGAGCGCTGCGGCAGGCGGCGCTCCAGGGCTTTTTTGCGGCCCATGAAACCGTATGCGCGCGGGCACGGCGTGTTTGTGGAGTATGGAATTATTTATGGTAAGTCACGCGAAAACGTTTGACAGTCATATGACTGCGTGATATAATGTGGATATAAAAGGATAAAAGACATCTGCGCGGCCTGCCCAAAACGGCAAGCGGGCCCCGGGTATCAACATGATGGAAACGGTGGGCCGGACGGTACGCGCCCGCCGAAAGCTGCACCGGGCTGCGGGAAGCGCGGGTTCCGGCAGGGGAGGGCTGATCGCCAATGGTACGGTTTTTACCGGGCACAACAGTCGAGATGAATATAGATCACGGTATACAGGATTTCCTGAGCTCCCTGTTTGCGGCAAACGGCCTGGTGCTTTCACAGGTGCTGCAGCTGACGGGGCTTTCGGCGCACACGGTCCAAAACTGGGTCAAACGGAAATTTGTATCCCCGCCCGTGAACAAGAAATACGACTGCGGCCAGTTTTGTACGATCGTGATGATTAATATGATGAATGATATTTTCCAGATCGACCAGGTGACGCGGATGATCCGATATGTTGAAACCATATGCGGAAAGGGCGCCCCTGCCCTGATCTACACCTGCTTTATCGACCTCCTGCGCCGGGTGCCGGGAGATGCGATCCGTGAAGCGACGGGCATCGACGACATCATAGCGGAGGTGGTCGGCGGAAAGGTGCCGGACGGGCTCGAGGCGGGCGAGAGGCTGAAGAAGGTGCTGAAGGTCATGCTGCTCACGCATCTGTCCGCACAGATCAAGGCGGAAGCAAACCAGCTTCTGGGCGCGCTGGAATGAGAACCGGGCTTTGCGGGCCGGATTGCGCGGGAGTAGGAAAGGCGGAAGCTGCGTTTTTCCTATTCCCACGGTTAACCGCAAAAGACGGCGAAAGCCGTGCTGTGACGGGAATAAATAGGAAAGGCGCTCTTGCGCGGAATAAGAGGAATATGCGTTTCTTCTGGAAGCGGGTTTCTGCGGGCGCTTCTAAGGCTGGCCCCCGCAGGACTCAAACGCAGTGGGTTCTGCGGGAAGAAGGAGCAGCCGCACGAAGCTGCGCCCAGGGAACACAACGAGGAAAGAGGCGCGGGTTGCGCACAGGAAGGAGGTATAGTATATGTTGGCTTGGTGGGAGGCCATGACCCTGGTCGAGCAAATCTTTGCCGTGGTTGGCATTGCATCTACGGTGCTCCTTGTGATCGAAGTCATCCTGCTCCTCATCGGCGCAGGGCACGGCGGCGACGCAGACGTAGGTGCGGATGCCCCGGGCGACGTGCATTTTGATCCGGCGGGGGAGATTCATCCCGGTGTCCCGGGCGGTGCGGATTTTGACGTATCCGGGCATATGGATATGCCGCAGGATCTGGATATTCACATTGGCGGCGTCACGGCGGACGGCATATCCGATGTAGATATTTCCGCCGGAACGGACGCGCACGGCGGCATGGCCGATATGGGCGGCCCGGCGGGGACGCACGATACGCACACACATTTTGGCGCAAGCGGGCTGCATCTGTTCACGCTGCAGGGGCTGGTGGCGTTCTTTGCGGTGTTCGGCTGGTCGGGACTGCTGATGCTCAAATCCGGTATGCTGCCCGTGGCAAGCGTGATCCTCGCGATTGTGTTCGGTATCATCGCCATGGTGCTCATTGCGGCGGCGATGCGCGCAATGATGAAGCTTCAGTCCGACGGCACGCTCGACATCCGCAACGCGCTTGGAAAATCGGGCACGGTGTATCTGCCCATCCACGAAAAGCGGAGCGCGGCGGGGAAGGTGTCCCTCATGGTACAAAGCAGGCTCGTGGAAATGGACGCGGTCACGGACGGGGACGAGACCATCCCGACCGGCGCGGAAGTGACGGTCGTGGGCATTTCCAACGGCAATACGCTGATTGTGGTAAAAAAGTAGGAAAACGCCGCCGGAGCGGGAATGCGGTTCCTGCTGAGGGGCGCTGCAGCTGTTATTAAATAGGTTCTGAGTTTTCCGCAGGTGCGGAAGAAGGGATAGACAAAATGAGTATTGAATCACTGATCCTGATCGTAGTAATTGTTGTATTGGTGTTCATGTGCCTGCTGATCTTCCTGACGAGGTATAAAAAGTGCCCGTCAGACAGGATCATGGTCATCTATGGTAAGGTGGGGCAGAATACGGATGGGACGAACCGTACGTCAAAATGTATCCATGGCGGCGCGGCGTTCGTATGGCCCGTAATCCAGGCATACCAGTATCTGGACCTGACGCCGCTTTCCATTCAGGTAGACCTGAAAAACGCGCTCTCGCGCCAGAATATCCGAATCGACGTGCCTTCGATCTTTACGGTGGGGATCTCGACGGAGCAGGGCGTGATGCAAAACGCGGCGGAACGCCTGCTGGGTCTCGCGATGAACGAGGTACAGGAGCTTGCCAAGGATATCATCTTCGGCCAGCTGCGTCTTGTGATCGCGACGATGGACATCGAAGAGATCAATACAGACCGGGATAAATTCCTCGAGGCGGTTTCCCGCAACGTGGAATCCGAGCTGAAAAAAATCGGCCTGCGGCTCATCAACGTAAATGTGACGGATATCAGCGACGAATCGGGCTATATCACGGCGCTTGGTAAGGAAGCGGCGGCGAAGGCTATCAACGACGCGAAAAAGTCGGTTGCCGAAAAGGTGCGCGACGGCTCCATCGGCGAGGCAAACGCACAGCGCGACCAGCGTGTGGAAGTCGCGACAGCGAATTCCAAGGCGATCACGGGTGAAAATACGGCGAAGATCGAGATCGCCCAGTCGGACGCGGCAAGAAGGGAAAAGGAAGCCGAGGCAATGCGCCTTGCGACGGCGGCGGAAAAGGTACAGTCCGCAAAGGCGCTCGAAGAAGCGTACGCGGCGGAAAAGGAAGCCGAACTTGCAAGGTCGGCGCGTGAGAAAGCGACGCTCGAAGCGGATGTTATCGTCAAGGCGGAAATTCAGAAACGTCAGATCGAGCTGGCGGCAGAGGCGGAGGCAGAGCGCCTGCGCAGGCAGGCCGCCGGTGAAGCGGACGCCATCTATGCGAAGATGGAGGCGGAAGCGCGCGGCATGCAGGAGATTCTCAAGAAGCAGGCGGCCGGTTTTGCCGACATCGTGGACGCGGCGGGCGGAAGCGCAAAGGATGCGCTGATGCTGATGCTCGCAGACAAGATGGAAGACCTGATGAAGGTACAGGTGGAAGCGATCCGCGACCTCAAGATAGACAAGGTCACCGTGTGGGACAGCGGCGAAGGCAAGGACGGGAAATCGTCCACGGCAAATTTTTTGTCCGGCCTCTTAAAGAGCATCCCGCCCATGAATGAGATTTTTGAGATGGCCGGGATGGAGCTGCCCGAGTTCCTCGGCAAGAAAATAGGCCCAAAGGAACCGCCGAAGCTGGAAGGGCCGGAGGCGGAAGCGGCTCCCGGACCGGATGCAAAACCCGGGGAAAAGCTGCAGGATAAAGCATAACAAAAAGAAACAGAAAAACGGCGCGGCATTTGCCGCGCCGTTTTTATTTCACCTTGGATACACAGCGATGCTTGCGCAGGCCGCCTATAGCCAGGCAGATATTTTTATGCGGGCGAAGGATATAGGAAGAGAAATACTAATAGTAAAAAATTTTATGGATATCGGCTTCGTCGTATTCCAATTCATTTTTGACCTGTCCTTTATTCATGATGTAAATACGGTCGCACATACCGATTAATTCATGGATATCGGAAGAAATCAAAAGGATACCGCATTTCCTGTGGGCAAGGGTATTCATGATATTATATAATTCCACTTTTGAAGGAATATCCAGGTTGGCGGACGGATTTTCCAAGATCAATATTTTACGGTTGGTGAAAAGGATTTTGGAAAAAGCAACCTTTTGTTTATTGCCTGTGCTTAGAACACGAACCTTCTGACTTGGATCTACCTCGGCCTTCAATTTATGCAAATAGGATTCGGAAGCTTCTTGTACCTCGCGGGGGGAGAGATAGCCGGCATGGGTCAAACGGAACAGGTTGGATATCGTAACATTGAAATAAGAATCTTTTTGCAGAAACAAATTATTCGTATCATTGCCGCTGAAAAAAACGATACCGTTTTTCATAGCCTCATGCGGATTCTTTAATTTGACAGCTTTGTTATTGATTTTAAGGGTGCCGGATGAAATCTTTTCCATACCTACGAGCATCTGCGCAAGTGTTCCCTTGCCGGATTCGCGCAGTCCTGTAAGCCCCACGATTTCCCCTTCATGAAGCTTCAAATCCACATTCTTTACTGTGCCGGCGGCATTGGAGACGTGATTGACCTGAAGTAAAACACGGCCCTTGCGCGCGCGGGTTTTGGGGTAACGGTTACGAAAACTGTCGCCAGTCATAAGCTGCACGATTTTATCGGAAACGACTTCCTCGGTGTTTTCAATATCGGCTGTAATATTCCCGTCGCGTATAATAACGAGACGCCTAGAAATATTGCGTATCTCATCCATCTTATGAGAAACAAAGATAACGCAAACACCCTGCTGTGCCAGCTTCTTGATAATTCGGAACATCTTTTCAGTCTGCTGTTCATTGAAGGGCGCGGTAATCTCATCGAGCAAGAGGACCTTTGCGCCCATAATAATGGCTTTTGCCAGTTCAACATTCATTTTTTGGGAAAGACTAAGTTCGGAAACGGGGGTGGCGGGATCAATGTCCCATTCCATGAATTGCATCACCTGACGGTAGGCGTCAAGGTGCCTTTTTTGATCGATCAGCAAACCGCGGTTCATCTCATTGCCCAGAAAAACGTTCTGCTCTACATTGAGAAAAGGAACGAGATGAGGCTCCTGAAGCACGAAATGGACTCCCGTCCTCTTGGCAAGATGAGGACTTTTTAGCCGGACCCGATTGCCCTGTATAAAAATATCGCCCTCGTCCGGCTGGAGAATTCCAGCCATAATTTTGATTAATGTCGACTTCCCTGCGCCGTTTTCTCCGAGGATACTGCAAATCTGGCCCGGATAAAAATCCAAATTGATGTTTTTGAGCAATGGCCTGCCGTCAAATGATTTTGATATGCCGGACAATTTGAAAACCGGCTCATATAGTTCTGAATTTGCGGAAGACATTTTTTTTCTCCTAAAAATGTTTACAAATCAAAAGATGTTAACAGCTTAATGTCATTTTGGTATAAATAACGCTTATATTTTTCCGGAAGATCTCCCTCCGTAACAAGGGCTGAGATTGCATTGATAGGACAGAGAAGCTGAAGGGCAATCCTATCAAATTTGCTTTTTGACGCCAGCAGGATCGTCTGCCTGGATTTATCGAGAATCTTTTTGTAAACATCCAGAGAATAGGAATGATTGATCGTAAGGCCCGCCTCGAGATCCACACAATCAGTGCCGATAAAGGCTTTATTTACAAAAATATCTTCCAGATAAGCCAATGCTTTCTCTCCATGGGTGAACATCATATTGTTATAATTCACAACGTCGCCGCCAATAAAGAGCAGATTCACAGAGGAGCAGTCGATATAGGGCAGGGCGGAAGCATTGTTTGTAATAACGGTAAGGTTTTTTTTCTGGTTCAGCTTTTTCGCCAGCATCAAACAGGTAGAGCCGGGCCCCAAATAA
It encodes the following:
- a CDS encoding flotillin family protein; protein product: MSIESLILIVVIVVLVFMCLLIFLTRYKKCPSDRIMVIYGKVGQNTDGTNRTSKCIHGGAAFVWPVIQAYQYLDLTPLSIQVDLKNALSRQNIRIDVPSIFTVGISTEQGVMQNAAERLLGLAMNEVQELAKDIIFGQLRLVIATMDIEEINTDRDKFLEAVSRNVESELKKIGLRLINVNVTDISDESGYITALGKEAAAKAINDAKKSVAEKVRDGSIGEANAQRDQRVEVATANSKAITGENTAKIEIAQSDAARREKEAEAMRLATAAEKVQSAKALEEAYAAEKEAELARSAREKATLEADVIVKAEIQKRQIELAAEAEAERLRRQAAGEADAIYAKMEAEARGMQEILKKQAAGFADIVDAAGGSAKDALMLMLADKMEDLMKVQVEAIRDLKIDKVTVWDSGEGKDGKSSTANFLSGLLKSIPPMNEIFEMAGMELPEFLGKKIGPKEPPKLEGPEAEAAPGPDAKPGEKLQDKA
- a CDS encoding PTS sugar transporter subunit IIC/EAL domain-containing protein translates to MFHAAAKLFQRFLDTIENSKVSRAIRKGLITAIPVLMIGSIALILLSLPVDTYQAFLAAFGGGVLGRVLSLVHSAAFDFLAIVFLITISYSYAQLCSNKMSMRIGVPVVALCCFMIMSGAGTESFSLSNFGVNGLFIAILTAVFSSVLFIKLSSVPGLATQVYADGTNHDFRTAFSMILPGALVLLIFASVNYVLTDILGAGNLPDLLADAMIRLFMGLGKGLLSGILFVFFLGTFWFFGIHGGNVMDNVSQQYFAGNVDINTANIAAGLPPTEILSKTFFDVFVFMGGCGAILCLVIAIILFSRRRSVRDIAKMGVAPTIFNINEFVIFGLPVVLNPVFFIPFVVTPIAITVISYLAVSLGIVPYVTQTVEWTTPAILSGYVATGSVAGSLLQIVNIAVGVLIYRPFIRLYEKKQVVNMKKDILELTELLCETEKGNKPPWFLNRSGHLGSVAKMLVTDLRHAIKTHQLTLYYQPQVKSTGECFGAEALLRWRHEIGGFISPPLMIELAREAGFLGELEWEILDMACAGLRGFCERLGRDFGLSFNITPDTLKDKDFFGQLQEIARRNAADPHNLWIEVTEQAVLSDTPELAQTMDRLRRAGYRLSLDDFGMGHTSLLYLQNNQFDQVKLDGSIVRDMLQNKRSCDIISSIVYLGKSLHFSVLAEYVEVPEQREKLLELGCNEFQGYLFSRPLPQDELAGLVLKWRERLQGNHKAD
- a CDS encoding DeoR/GlpR family DNA-binding transcription regulator, which codes for MFAGQRINIIKKILLEQKQVDINTLTSLLNVSDVTVRKDLDSLETDGFLRKVHGGAILLEDDPLDMPKNDIPELQEKEMIADLAITLIDDGDNFYLGPGSTCLMLAKKLNQKKNLTVITNNASALPYIDCSSVNLLFIGGDVVNYNNMMFTHGEKALAYLEDIFVNKAFIGTDCVDLEAGLTINHSYSLDVYKKILDKSRQTILLASKSKFDRIALQLLCPINAISALVTEGDLPEKYKRYLYQNDIKLLTSFDL
- a CDS encoding DUF1836 domain-containing protein, with translation MVRFLPGTTVEMNIDHGIQDFLSSLFAANGLVLSQVLQLTGLSAHTVQNWVKRKFVSPPVNKKYDCGQFCTIVMINMMNDIFQIDQVTRMIRYVETICGKGAPALIYTCFIDLLRRVPGDAIREATGIDDIIAEVVGGKVPDGLEAGERLKKVLKVMLLTHLSAQIKAEANQLLGALE
- a CDS encoding sugar ABC transporter ATP-binding protein; translated protein: MSSANSELYEPVFKLSGISKSFDGRPLLKNINLDFYPGQICSILGENGAGKSTLIKIMAGILQPDEGDIFIQGNRVRLKSPHLAKRTGVHFVLQEPHLVPFLNVEQNVFLGNEMNRGLLIDQKRHLDAYRQVMQFMEWDIDPATPVSELSLSQKMNVELAKAIIMGAKVLLLDEITAPFNEQQTEKMFRIIKKLAQQGVCVIFVSHKMDEIRNISRRLVIIRDGNITADIENTEEVVSDKIVQLMTGDSFRNRYPKTRARKGRVLLQVNHVSNAAGTVKNVDLKLHEGEIVGLTGLRESGKGTLAQMLVGMEKISSGTLKINNKAVKLKNPHEAMKNGIVFFSGNDTNNLFLQKDSYFNVTISNLFRLTHAGYLSPREVQEASESYLHKLKAEVDPSQKVRVLSTGNKQKVAFSKILFTNRKILILENPSANLDIPSKVELYNIMNTLAHRKCGILLISSDIHELIGMCDRIYIMNKGQVKNELEYDEADIHKIFYY
- a CDS encoding NfeD family protein, translated to MLAWWEAMTLVEQIFAVVGIASTVLLVIEVILLLIGAGHGGDADVGADAPGDVHFDPAGEIHPGVPGGADFDVSGHMDMPQDLDIHIGGVTADGISDVDISAGTDAHGGMADMGGPAGTHDTHTHFGASGLHLFTLQGLVAFFAVFGWSGLLMLKSGMLPVASVILAIVFGIIAMVLIAAAMRAMMKLQSDGTLDIRNALGKSGTVYLPIHEKRSAAGKVSLMVQSRLVEMDAVTDGDETIPTGAEVTVVGISNGNTLIVVKK